The genomic region GTTAACCTGATCCGGATTAAAAACTATAAAGAAAAAGATGATGAACTTATAGAAACCAGTCCGTATTTTGATAAAGCCGTTGTGGCAGATTCAATTACCAACCCTTATGCCCGAGAATTTAGAACTTTAATATTTGCGTTTACCGGGGCTCAAGTAGATGTGAATGAACGAATAAAGGACGAAATTAGGGAGGCAAAAAATGACCGATAGCAATTAGAATTAGCGTAAAACAACTACATTTAAATTGGGCTTTCCTATCGGTAATTCTGAATTGCAAATTACTGAAGTTGAGCAGAAAAATAAGATCTTAAATGGAGTAATTTAAGAGTATGCAGACTCATTAGTGAAATTAAAATAGCCGTCCTAATTTCGAGTTTAATGGAGTTGTTAGATCGATAACTTCTAACTTTAAATTGAATTCCTCTTTTAAAGGGGCAATCATCTTTTTAAAAGACTTTCGATCTTTTGTAATGTAGGCATCAATTTTTCGATTATGAATTTGAGCAAATAGCTTGATATCGTTGATTACTACTTTTCTTTCGCCAAAATCACCAAATTTTCCTAATGCTTTAAGATAAGATAAAAATTTACCAGAAAATTTAGCATCTTTAAAATCAAATTCTAATAATCTAAAGGAATTTAAAGAAAGTAAGTTTTCAGGATTATCCCCAACTGCGTATTCACTTACTACAATTGTAGATAAATACATTTCTATATTATTCTCAATAAAATGTTTGAAATAATCGACACAATTTTGATGAAATTCATCATCTCTTTTTAGTAAACGAATACAAAAGGAACA from Zunongwangia profunda SM-A87 harbors:
- a CDS encoding PIN domain-containing protein, whose translation is MNGITSILLDCSFCIRLLKRDDEFHQNCVDYFKHFIENNIEMYLSTIVVSEYAVGDNPENLLSLNSFRLLEFDFKDAKFSGKFLSYLKALGKFGDFGERKVVINDIKLFAQIHNRKIDAYITKDRKSFKKMIAPLKEEFNLKLEVIDLTTPLNSKLGRLF